A DNA window from Oryzias latipes chromosome 5, ASM223467v1 contains the following coding sequences:
- the LOC111946284 gene encoding uncharacterized protein LOC111946284 isoform X1 — MFKCFICQAVHVTCKSLTIHLRLDHSFYPSTRFKLLCAQGCCRRQFSTYSGFKKHLETVHRDKLQSGNSANLEPFEAPSFNDTTEVNSADETLRSEAGCSENSGSSPQKENVKSICTSIIAKLQGSGMANSVVSTIISDMQELTTEMQSQIKVEVLSALPPDNPIRPSLEKTFDKFENPFLSFNTETKRVKYFKNKWGIVEPVEIMLGVRFDNRKNKQTGTYDQVPVKDTFVYIPILETIKFICRNSEICKLLKHHHFSKTNVLEDFCDGSYFKAHPLFSEKPNSLQILLYYDDFETANPLGSKRTVHKVGALYFVLRNLPAKFNSALMNIHLVALFHTDDVKKYGFDPILQPLINDIKILEHEGLYLPFSTEKVHGTICQITGDNLGMHTILGFTESFNGHYFCRLCLIEKDDAQRIYNEDDFQVTLRERNVFEMHCKQLQSEPQKSSVFGLKQNSPLNSLLYFHVSNNFSFDIMHDILEGVAQYEIKLLLEYLSENFLSKFELLSRIYAFDYGYLERKNRPTRLTLDSCGNSVGLNAIQTLCLVRNIPLVFGDIVPEGNQNWTLLLLLLQIINIVFSTSVSFGMTVLLKYLIIEHHSLFKVLYPGRNLIPKHHFMIHYPACIRKIGPLIHMWSMRFEAKHKIFKNTLKNFKNITKSLAKKHQMSLGYHWETSQLDSIEYGPLKSFNLKNEPNVDMFLRALNFSPEKIFSANWIKICGTEYRQGLIICSDIVDEIPMFGRIQKILLLNTEIYFLVDKLVVEHFNEHFHAYKVFISNENDFIKADCLAIHRPFDLQSAYSEDDSIYIVPLCLL; from the coding sequence atgtttaagtgTTTCATTTGTCAGGCTGTTCATGTGACCTGTAAGTCTTTGACAATCCATTTAAGACTTGACCATAGTTTTTATCCAAGCACCAGGTTTAAGTTGCTTTGTGCACAAGGTTGTTGTAGGCGTCAGTTTTCAACTTATTCTGGTTTCAAAAAGCATTTGGAAACTGTTCACAGGGACAAGTTACAGAGTGGTAATTCAGCAAACTTAGAACCATTTGAGGCCCCTTCTTTCAATGACACAACAGAAGTAAATTCGGCAGATGAAACTCTGAGGTCAGAGGCTGGATGTTCTGAGAATAGTGGATCAAGTCCTCAAAAGGAGAATGTTAAAAGTATCTGCACTTCAATTATAGCTAAACTCCAAGGAAGTGGAATGGCAAACAGTGTTGTTTCAACTATAATTAGTGATATGCAAGAACTTACAACTGAAATGCAGTCTCAAATCAAAGTTGAAGTTTTGTCTGCTTTGCCTCCAGACAACCCAATAAGACCTTCACTAGAAAAAACCTTTGACAAATTTGAAAATCCCTTTTTGAGCtttaacacagaaacaaaaagagtaaaatacTTCAAGAACAAATGGGGGATAGTTGAGCCTGTAGAAATAATGTTAGGTGTTCGATTTGACAAtcgtaaaaataaacaaacaggcaCTTACGATCAAGTTCCAGTTAAAGATACATTTGTTTACATTCCGATTTTAGAAACAATTAAATTTATATGCCGAAATTCTGAAATATGTAAACTTCTCAAACATCATCACTTCTCAAAAACTAATGTACTTGAAGACTTTTGCGATGGAAGTTATTTTAAAGCACACccacttttctcagaaaagCCAAATTCTCTACAAATTCTGTTGTATTATGATGATTTCGAAACAGCTAACCCACTTGGTTCAAAACGCACTGTTCATAAAGTTGGTGCCCTCTATTTTGTCCTTAGAAATTTGCCAGCCAAGTTTAATTCTGCTCTCATGAACATTCATTTGGTTGCACTGTTTCACACAGATGATGTTAAGAAATATGGCTTTGATCCTATTCTGCAGCCTCTGATTAATGATATCAAAATATTGGAACACGAAGGCCTTTACCTTCCATTCTCCACAGAAAAAGTCCATGGAACCATCTGTCAGATAACTGGGGACAACCTAGGAATGCACACAATTCTGGGTTTTACAGAGTCTTTTAATGGGCATTATTTTTGTCGTTTGTGCTTGATTGAAAAAGATGATGCCCAGAGAATTTACAATGAGGACGATTTCCAGGTAACTCTGCgtgaaagaaatgtttttgaaatgcaTTGCAAACAATTACAGTCGGAGCCACAAAAGTCATCTGTTTTTGGCTTAAAGCAAAATTCACCACTGAATAGTCTGCTTTACTTTCATGTTTCAAACAATTTCTCATTTGACATAATGCATGACATTCTTGAAGGGGTGGCTCAATATGAGATAAAGTTATTGTTGGAATATCTGTCAGAaaattttttgtcaaaatttgagcTACTGTCCAGAATTTATGCTTTTGACTACGGGTACCTGGAACGCAAAAATCGCCCTACCAGGCTTACTTTGGACAGTTGTGGCAACAGTGTTGGACTGAATGCCATTCAGACCCTGTGTCTTGTTAGAAACATTCCCTTGGTCTTTGGGGATATTGTGCCGGAAGGAAACCAAAACTGGACATTGCTGCTTCTGTTACTCCAGATAATTAACATAGTGTTTTCAACTTCTGTTTCATTCGGTATGACTGtgcttttgaaatatttaataattgaACATCACAGCCTGTTTAAAGTGTTGTATCCAGGTAGAAATCTTATTCCCAAACACCATTTCATGATACATTACCCAGCTTGCATAAGAAAAATTGGACCTTTGATACATATGTGGAGCATGAGATTTGAAGCAAAAcacaagattttcaaaaacactCTTAAAAACTTTAAGAACATTACTAAATCCCTTGCAAAAAAACACCAGATGTCACTTGGGTATCATTGGGAGACATCACAATTAGACAGCATTGAGTATGGGCCTTTGAAGTCatttaatctaaaaaatgaGCCcaatgttgacatgtttttaaGAGCTCTGAATTTTTCACCAGAAAAAATCTTTTCAGCTAATTGGATTAAAATATGTGGTACAGAGTACAGGCAAGGACTAATAATCTGCAGTGATATTGTTGATGAAATTCCAATGTTTGGTAGGATACAAAAGATCCTTTTATTAAACACAGAGATCTACTTCCTTGTAGACAAGCTTGTGGTGGAACATTTCAATGAGCATTTTCATGCGTACAAAGTGTTCATAAGTAATGAAAATGATTTCATTAAAGCAGACTGTCTTGCCATTCACAGGCCGTTTGACTTACAAAGTGCCTACAGTGAAGACGACAGCATTTATATTGTACCTCTGTGTTTGTTGTAA